A genome region from Leptospira langatensis includes the following:
- a CDS encoding carboxymuconolactone decarboxylase family protein: MSTRFNYAKVYPQVLEKMLEMEKFAKSTGIEPKLYELIKIRASQINGCAYCINMHSADSRALGEEERRIYLLNAWRETTYYTEKEKAALELTEYVTQISKAGVPDEVYDRVRAQFDEKETIGLVIVINTINSWNRIAISTKMMPPA; encoded by the coding sequence ATGAGCACCAGATTTAACTATGCTAAAGTCTATCCACAAGTTCTAGAGAAAATGCTTGAGATGGAGAAATTCGCTAAGAGCACAGGGATCGAGCCTAAACTCTATGAGCTGATCAAGATCCGAGCCTCTCAGATCAACGGCTGCGCCTATTGCATAAATATGCACAGCGCGGACAGCAGAGCCTTAGGCGAAGAAGAAAGAAGGATCTATCTTCTAAATGCATGGAGAGAAACAACGTATTACACCGAGAAAGAAAAGGCCGCCTTGGAATTGACAGAGTATGTAACTCAGATCTCTAAAGCAGGAGTTCCGGATGAGGTATATGATCGGGTCCGAGCTCAATTCGACGAAAAGGAAACGATCGGACTCGTGATCGTGATCAATACGATCAATTCTTGGAATCGGATCGCAATCTCTACGAAGATGATGCCTCCGGCATAA